In the genome of Leishmania braziliensis MHOM/BR/75/M2904 contig, possible fusion of chromosomes 20 and 34, one region contains:
- a CDS encoding putative nucleolar protein family a, which translates to MARGFGGRGGGDRGGGGRGFGGPRGGGFGGGRGSGFGGGRGGGFGGGRGGGRGGHMSESDPPENVEEVGTFMSAAEGELVYKVTVHGQVPRFNAFVYTENKAKIGKIEEILGNTTDVMFSVKPSPGVQAASLSEGDKAYISTLQFTPLRAFTDPPKPRGRGGRGAGRGGGRGGDRGGRGGFGNARGGFGGRGGAGGGRGSFGGGGRGNFGGGSRGRGFDGRGRGY; encoded by the coding sequence ATGGCCCGAGGGTTCGGAGgacgtggcggtggtgaccgcggaggtggtggtcgcgGTTTCGGTGGCCcacgcggcggtggcttcGGCGGTGgacgcggcagcggcttcggcggtggacgcggcggcggcttcggcggtggtcgcggcggcggccgcggtggTCACATGTCTGAGTCAGACCCGCCGGAgaacgtggaggaggtgggtACGTTCATGAGCGCTGCGGAGGGCGAACTAGTTTACAAGGTCACAGTGCACGGTCAGGTGCCCCGCTTCAACGCCTTCGTTTACACCGAGAACAAAGCGAAGATCGGCAAAATTGAGGAAATTCTCGGCAACACAACGGATGTCATGTTTTCCGTGAAACCATCTCCCGGCGTGCAGGCAGCGTCACTCAGCGAGGGCGATAAGGCGTATATTTCCACTCTCCAGTTCACACCACTCCGTGCCTTCACCGACCCGCCAAAGCCAcgcggtcgtggtggtcgtggcgctggccgtggtggcggacgcggcggcgaccgtggtggtcgtggcggGTTCGGCAATGCTCGCGGCGGCTTTGGcggtcgcggcggcgctggtggtggtcggGGAAGCTtcggaggcggcggccgtggcaactttggtggtggtagtCGCGGCCGTGGTTTCGATGGTCGAGGCCGCGGGTACTAG
- a CDS encoding putative coatomer alpha subunit: MLTKFEARSSRVKAVALHNSATWVLCGLHNGAVQIWDYRMSICVDTYTEHVGAVRGADFHVNQPLFVTGGDDYTVKVWNYKLHRCLFTMTGHMDYVRTTFFHHEQPWILSCSDDFTIRVWNWQSRKSIACLPGHNHYVMCAQFHPFNDLVVSGSLDKTIRVWDISALRHRKEEMGITQDLLGTTDVVVRYELEGHEKGINWVAFHPCGDLLLSAADDRTVRLWTMSGTSCYVSRTFTGHTSNVCCAVFYRNDYLVSCAEDRTIRVVHMSSGATVQTFRREVERYWIMASDSVHNLIAIGHDTGLQVFKLTRERPAFAIHNATELYYACQNKLNMYNFETEEVTSCTVNYQFYPPTALSCCPTTGGVMLSYAKGGPQVEWIPKPLATRTCNVEGTMKGIDGVFFGGYKLAYVDVNGKMCIQNVSKPGGKPQQTDVLCSRIFAAPVGCVLCQSDDKILLYQVAQHGAVMEATVPAVRYAVWDKDFSKVALIAKNTVTIMTKRLKLIASVAESSARIKSAAFDETRDVMYFTTSNHLKYCYLRNGETSTISTLKNVVYLARAVGDTIYVLTRDGRVLRKELDNVELNFKLKLQQQSYRDLLRIIQQGKLKGQALVGYLRKHGHSEVALHFVSDPLTRFNLAIECGAIDIAKAMATELNQPVTWRHLADTATRFGDIQLAQFASAKAGNYYASGLLALLTGNTASVANLVNATHDDHFKLHYGMYVNDAKGRVDLLCKANQLPLAYVTAKSHGLENTAAQLLQQLQPDVAARVEAQRFYPVPQQQPVDPVTENWPMLQVEESVFTRLLKEPGHLDAIAQPELDEDVAAGAGWDDDEDDDALLAGAGADAGDAGAPTYNGDKRGGWDDDLDIDVSAALPDAGGACAASSGYVVPREYPPITQTWTDAYTLPAFHVAAGSFASALCLLQRQIGLADPTPLKPYMMQLWAAVNSCRPAPNGLSTVFALSTQPPNSETEAPHAPALPDFMPVLAEKLRIGYQLFVEGNFAEALDVFRSILHLSVMTVVKDDQQKATLREIMAVAPEYTRALALQLQLRTLSASSVEALQLALYFTHFRLHRAHLTLALSQAMSKAYKQKNIKTAAEVARRLLEQDPPKNKAQQAAAIIAEADRNPTNAVPIDYDERNPFIMCSASYKPMYKGVVSPVRCSYCLSPADPSYRGTLCPVCKLSKIGVDCAGLVNRV; the protein is encoded by the coding sequence ATGCTCACCAAGTTTGAGGCCCGCTCATCCCGCGTGAAAGCGGTTGCGCTACACAACAGCGCCACGTGGGTTCTCTGCGGATTGCACAACGGTGCGGTGCAGATTTGGGACTATCGTATGAGCATCTGTGTCGACACCTACACAGAGCATGTGGGTGCAGTTCGTGGCGCTGACTTCCACGTGAACCAGCCGCTCTTCGTGACGGGCGGCGATGACTACACAGTAAAGGTGTGGAACTACaagctgcaccgctgcctcttTACGATGACAGGGCACATGGACTATGTTCGCACCACCTTCTTCCATCACGAACAGCCGTGGATCCTGTCGTGCTCGGACGACTTCACCATCCGCGTTTGGAACTGGCAGAGTCGCAAGAGCATTGCGTGCTTGCCCGGTCACAACCACTACGTCATGTGCGCGCAGTTTCACCCCTTCAACGACCTTGTCGTGTCGGGCAGCCTGGACAAGACAATCCGAGTGTGGGACATctcagcgctgcggcaccggaAGGAGGAAATGGGCATCACGCAGGATCTCTTGGGCACGACGGATGTGGTGGTGCGGTACGAGTTGGAGGGGCATGAGAAGGGCATCAACTGGGTCGCCTTCCACCCGTGCGGCGACCTGCTACTCTCTGCCGCCGATGACCGAACAGTGCGCCTGTGGACAATGTCAGGGACATCGTGCTACGTCTCTCGCACGTTCACGGGACACACGAGCAacgtctgctgcgccgtcttCTACAGGAACGACTATCTGGTGTCCTGCGCAGAGGACCGCACAATTCGCGTGGTACACATGTCCTCCGGCGCGACAGTGCAGACGTTCCGTCGCGAAGTGGAGCGCTACTGGATCATGGCTAGCGACTCGGTGCACAACCTGATCGCCATTGGCCACGACACAGGCCTGCAGGTCTTCAAGCTGACTCGGGAGCGGCCGGCTTTTGCGATTCACAACGCGACGGAGCTCTACTACGCGTGCCAGAACAAACTGAACATGTACAACTTCGAGACCGAGGAAGTCACCTCCTGCACCGTCAACTACCAGTTTTACCCGCCGACGGCGCTCTCGTGCTGCCCGACGACCGGGGGTGTGATGCTTTCCTACGCTAAAGGTGGTCCACAAGTGGAGTGGATTCCGAAGCCATTGGCCACAAGGACATGTAACGTGGAGGGTACCATGAAGGGCATCGACGGTGTTTTCTTCGGTGGTTACAAGCTCGCCTACGTGGACGTAAACGGCAAAATGTGCATCCAGAATGTAAGCAAACCTGGTGGAAAGCCGCAACAGACAGACGTGTTGTGCAGTCGCATTTTCGCTGCCCCGGTCGGCTGCGTTCTTTGCCAGAGCGACGACAAGATCCTCCTGTAccaggtggcgcagcacggTGCAGTAATGGAGGCGACGGTGCCGGCGGTGCGGTATGCTGTGTGGGACAAGGATTTCTCCAAGGTAGCACTCATCGCCAAGAACACCGTAACCATTATGACGAAGCGCCTCAAGCTCATTGCGTCGGTCGCCGAGTCGTCAGCCCGCATCAAATCCGCTGCCTTCGATGAGACGCGCGACGTTATGTACTTCACCACATCCAACCACCTCAAGTACTGCTACCTGCGCAACGGCGAGACGAGCACGATCAGCACGCTCAAAAATGTCGTTTACCTTGCGCGGGCCGTGGGCGATACCATCTACGTCTTGACGCGTGACGGTCGCGTTCTGCGCAAGGAGCTGGACAACGTGGAGCTCAACTTCAAGCTCAAGCTGCAGCAACAGTCGTACCGCGACCTCCTCCGTATTATCCAGCAAGGCAAGCTCAAGGGCCAGGCCCTGGTCGGGTATCTGCGCAAGCACGGACACTCCGAGGTCGCTTTGCACTTCGTCAGCGACCCGCTCACGCGCTTCAACCTCGCCATCGAATGTGGCGCCATCGACATTGCCAAGGCGATGGCTACTGAGCTCAACCAACCAGTCACCTGGCGACACCTCGCCGACACTGCCACACGCTTTGGTGACATTCAACTGGCCCAGTTTGCGAGTGCCAAGGCGGGCAACTACTACGCCTCTGGTCTGCTTGCGCTTCTCACGGGCAACACGGCCTCAGTGGCCAACCTTGTCAACGCCACACACGACGACCACTTCAAGCTGCACTACGGCATGTATGTCAACGACGCGAAGGGGCGTGTGGACCTCCTCTGCAAGGCAAACCAACTACCTCTGGCGTACGTGACAGCGAAGTCGCATGGACTGGAGAACACGGCAGCGCAGTTGCTCCAACAGTTACAGCCTGAtgtggcggcgcgtgtgGAGGCACAGCGATTCTACCCTgtgccccagcagcagccagtTGATCCAGTCACGGAGAACTGGCCAATgctgcaggtggaggagTCGGTGTTTACGCGGCTCTTGAAGGAACCGGGGCACTTGGACGCCATCGCACAGCCGGAGCTCGATGAGGacgtcgccgccggcgctgggtgggacgacgacgaggatgacgacgCGCTTTTGGCTGGCGCGGGCGCAGACGCTGGCGATGCGGGGGCGCCAACCTATAACGGTGACAAGAGGGGTGGCTGGGATGACGACCTGGACATTGACGTGTCAGCTGCACTGCCGGATGCTGGGGGCGCCTGTGCCGCTAGCAGTGGCTACGTCGTGCCGCGCGAGTACCCACCCATTACGCAGACATGGACGGACGCCTACACACTTCCTGCTTTCCACGTCGCCGCTGGGTCATTTGCTAGTGCACtgtgcctgctgcagcgccagatCGGCTTAGCAGACCCGACGCCGCTGAAGCCGTACATGATGCAGCTGTGGGCAGCCGTGAACAGCTGCAGGCCTGCACCGAACGGCCTCTCTACTGTCTTCGCCCTGTCCACGCAGCCGCCGAACAGCGAAACGGAGGCGCCCCACGCCCCAGCACTGCCAGACTTCATGCCTGTGCTAGCCGAGAAACTGCGCATAGGCTACCAGCTGTTCGTCGAGGGCAATTTTGCCGAAGCGCTGGATGTCTTCCGCAGCATTCTGCACCTGTCTGTCATGACGGTTGTGAAGGACGACCAGCAGAAGGCAACACTGCGCGAAATCATGGCGGTTGCTCCAGAATACACACGTgccctcgcgctgcagctgcaactGCGTACcctcagcgcctcctcggtcgaggcgctgcagctggcgctgtACTTCACACACTTTCGCCTTCACCGCGCACACCTCACTCTGGCCTTGTCGCAGGCCATGAGTAAGGCGTACAAGCAGAAGAACATCAAGACTGCCGCTGAAGTAGCGCGCCGACTTCTGGAGCAGGACCCACCAAAGAAcaaggcacagcaggccgccGCCATCATCGCCGAAGCGGACCGCAACCCCACTAACGCCGTCCCAATCGACTACGACGAGCGCAACCCTTTCATCATGTGTTCTGCCAGCTACAAACCAATGTACAAGGGTGTCGTGAGCCCAGTGCGGTGCAGCTACTGCTTGTCACCAGCTGACCCGTCCTACAGAGGGACGCTCTGCCCCGTGTGCAAGCTGTCAAAGATCGGAGTTGACTGCGCTGGCCTTGTCAATCGAGTTTGA
- a CDS encoding putative 20s proteasome beta 7 subunit, with amino-acid sequence MASGGSIVAIKYNGGVLMAADTLLSYGSLAKWPNIPRIKLLGGHSAVCATGSYADFQMMAKRVEDNIERQKMYHNVDEMHPNEVFSYLHRSIYQKRCDFEPCLCQMVLIGARDGKTFLAAVDDVGTRWEDDCIATGYGGHIALPLLRQALEKNPGGLSRAEAMQILTDCLRVLFYRECRAINKFQMADATGDGVHISEPFEVETNWAYEGYHFEKTAIIR; translated from the coding sequence ATGGCGTCTGGTGGATCGATTGTCGCCATCAAGTACAACGGCGGTGTACTGATGGCGGCGGATACGCTGCTATCCTACGGGTCTCTCGCCAAGTGGCCCAACATCCCGCGCATCAAGCTGCTCGGCGGCCACTCCGCCGTGTGCGCCACGGGCAGCTACGCCGACTTCCAGATGATGGCGAAGCGGGTGGAGGACAACATTGAGCGCCAGAAGATGTACCACAACGTCGACGAGATGCACCCAAACGAGGTGTTCAGCTACCTGCACCGCTCCATCTACCAGAAGCGCTGCGACTTCGAGCCGTGTCTGTGCCAGATGGTTCTCATTGGCGCCCGCGACGGCAAGACGTTTCTGGCGGCTGTAGACGACGTCGGCACGCGCTGGGAGGACGACTGCATCGCGACCGGCTACGGTGGCCACATcgcactgccactgctgcgccaggcgctggagaagaacCCGGGCGGCCTCTCGCGTGCAGAGGCGATGCAGATCCTCACCGACTGCCTGCGTGTGCTCTTCTACCGCGAGTGTCGCGCCATCAACAAGTTCCAGATGGCCGACGCCACCGGCGACGGGGTGCACATCAGCGAGCCCTTCGAGGTGGAGACGAACTGGGCGTACGAGGGCTACCACTTTGAGAAGACGGCCATTATTCGCTGA
- a CDS encoding quinonoid dihydropteridine reductase has protein sequence MKNVLLIGACGALGRAVANAFVKSEWAIISIDQVGAVKQGDDCHTVNPASSIEELQLAYLSAVAGLKVDAVINVAGGWAGGSIADPSTAASAELMLRQSLFSSIAAAHLFSTQGGKGGLLLLTGAAAAVGPTPSMIGYGTAKSAVHFLCQSVAANSLALPSDASVLAILPMTLDTSGNRAAMPHADRSTWTSLEDVARQIVEWSNGSHRPPSGSLVKIVTENSKTRFIL, from the coding sequence ATGAAAAACGTACTTCTCATTGGTGCTTGCGGCGCCCTCGGTCGTGCCGTTGCGAATGCCTTCGTCAAAAGTGAATGGGCGATCATCAGCATAGATCAAGTCGGCGCCGTCAAGCAGGGCGATGACTGCCATACTGTCAACCCTGCAAGCTCcatcgaggagctgcagctggcctATCTCTCTGCAGTTGCCGGACTCAAGGTAGACGCCGTGATCAACGTCGCCGGCGGTTGGGCCGGCGGATCCATAGCGGAccccagcaccgctgcatcAGCAGAGCTGATGCTAAGGCAatcgctcttctcctctaTAGCCGCGGCGCATCTGTTCAGCACGCAGGGTGGAAAGGGTGGGCTTCTTCTTCTtactggagcagcagctgctgtgggtCCCACGCCCAGCATGATCGGATATGGCACAGCCAAGTCTGCAGTGCATTTTCTCTGCCAGTCTGTCGCAGCGAACTCATTAGCGCTGCCATCAGATGCAAGTGTCCTGGCCATCCTTCCCATGACCCTTGACACTTCTGGAAACAGAGCGGCGATGCCCCACGCTGACCGCTCCACGTGGACATCGCTCGAGGACGTGGCTCGGCAAATCGTGGAGTGGAGCAATGGAAGTCATCGTCCTCCGAGCGGATCGCTCGTCAAGATCGTTACCGAAAACTCGAAGACACGTTTCATCTTGTAG